In Bombus pyrosoma isolate SC7728 linkage group LG2, ASM1482585v1, whole genome shotgun sequence, a genomic segment contains:
- the LOC122573003 gene encoding uncharacterized protein LOC122573003: MYIVVVQKYTNNTPVFVQILVYVNSVQSEIDCRMFRVTVFTMGKAGEIYRGENCQTVLVDVETRNRVNYLQSKTKKKDEIRRRMLKSRGAARLQSASINKLFLFQPGISRNRVPEIHPYVHM; this comes from the exons ATGTACATAGTCGtggtgcaaaaatatacaaataatactc CTGTGTTCGTGCAAATTTTAGTCTACGTAAATAGTGTGCAGTCTGAAATTGACTGTCGGATGTTTCGAGTTACGGTTTTCACTATGGGAAAAGCTGGCGAAATATATCGCGGAGAAAATTGCCAAACAGTTTTGGTTGACGTAGAAACACGTAATCgcgtaaattatttacagagcaaaacgaaaaaaaaagatgagaTACGAAGAAGAATGCTGAAAAGTCGAGGAG CTGCAAGGCTTCAGTCGGCTTCGATAAATAaactctttctctttcaaccTGGAATCAGCCGAAATCGAGTTCCCGAAATTCATCCttacgtacatatgtaa